From Desulfomicrobium escambiense DSM 10707, a single genomic window includes:
- a CDS encoding cytochrome b/b6 domain-containing protein, whose protein sequence is MKAKKKIYLYTRFERFWHWVQSLLIFLLLLTGFEVHGTFTLFGFQKAVEYHNFLGLTWIVLFVFIVFWVLTTG, encoded by the coding sequence ATGAAAGCCAAGAAGAAGATCTACCTGTACACGCGTTTCGAGCGTTTCTGGCACTGGGTGCAGTCGCTGCTCATCTTCCTGCTGCTGCTGACGGGCTTCGAGGTCCACGGCACCTTCACCCTGTTCGGCTTCCAGAAGGCGGTGGAGTACCACAACTTCCTGGGCCTGACCTGGATCGTGCTGTTCGTCTTCATCGTCTTCTGGGTGCTGACCACGGG